Within the Methanofollis sp. genome, the region ACCATATCAGGAAGGTGATGGCAGAGGACGTACGGTTTTTTGTCGTCGTACGGGACGGGAGGATCGTGGCGGCGTCCTCGGCCGAGATGGACTGCACCGGCGAGAACGTCGAGATGACCGATTTCGCCGTCCGGCAGGATTGTCGCGGGCTCCGCCTTTCTGCGGCCCTGCTGCAGGTGATGGAGGAGGAGATGGTGGCGAGGGGGATGAAGACGGCGTATACCATCTGCCGGGCCGGTTGGTACCCCATCAACCGCCTTTTTGCGGGCGCGGGGTACCGGTATGGCGGCACTCTTGTCCGGAACACCCAGATCTGCGGGAGATGCGAGAGCATGCATGTCTGGTACCGCCCTCTCCGCGGATCTCAAAAGGGATAAGTATCATGGGTGGCCTTCTTTGCAATCATGGACATGTACAGGTGCACCAAGTGCGGGTACATCTATAACCCTGCAAGCGGGGACCACACCCAGAATATCCAGCCGAACACACCTTTTGAAAAACTTCCCGAAGACTGGGTCTGCCCGAGGTGCGGGGCAGGCAAGAAACTCTTCGTCCCTGTCGAGTAGAATGAACCACGAAGACGGGCGCATCGCCTGCATCGACATGGAGTTTGGGCACGTCTACGGGACGCACCGCAACGTCGTCATGCCCATCGAAGTCGGTGCGGTCGTCTACGGCCGGGACGACGACATGCCCGCGTTTGCCGGCAGGATTTTTGCGTACGACATCGAGGTCGAGGTCTGGCAGAACAGGATCGGCCCCCTGGGGGTGCGGACAGGCGTCAAGACGAGCGTTGCAAATCCCGGGAAGGGGCAGGACGGCATGCCGTACGACCCCTCCCACCGCCTGGGCGGCAGGGAGTGGCGGCGGGCGCGAGAGGTGGCGGCCGCGTCCTTCACCGACCTCGGGGATTTTATGAGAGATCTCTGCGACGAGGACGAGATCTCGCGGTTCGCGTTCTTTGCGCGGGGCATGGAGACGAAGGCCCTTGCACGGGCGGGTTTCGACCTCTCGGGATACCGCTGCACCGATCTCCAGCACGAGGTCAGGGCGGCCCTCGGCATGAGAGACGTCCTCTCCCTCGACCGCGCCTCCTGTATCATCGATTTCGCCCACGCACAGGGGGAGATCCTCTCCCGCCACTACCGGTACCCGGTGCCGGAGGTCTATGACGGCAGGATCAGTCCGCACACGGCGGTCGGGGATGCTTCCCGGATCTTCCTGCTCGCGCGGGAGTTTTATGCCGAGAAGGATGGGTTTCTCACGGCGGCCGGGGAGTATTTCTCCGAGTGTGCCGCGGTGGCGGCGAAAAATCAGGAAGTCTAGAAGGGGGAAAAAAGGGAGAGGGGATCAGGCGACCTTCAGCGTCAGGGAGAAGGTGTCCTCGGTCCCGGTCGTGTTCTCCCAGGAGCGCTTGTAGACGGCGGAGAAAGTCTGGTTCCCTGCGGCGTCGGCACGCACAAGCCAGAGGTGGGTGCCGCCCACGCCGACCATGCCCTCGGCATGGGGATCAACGGTGTAGGTGTCGTTCAGGAGGGTCAGGCCCGCGGAGAGGGTCGTGTTCCAGCTGTACCCGGTCGTCGGGTTTTCTGTCAGACTGATCCCGACGATGTCGCCCACCGTGGCGTTGACCGCGGTCCCGTTCGCCGTCTTGTTGAAGGCGCCGGTTGCCGCACGGTAGACCGCCCATTCGTCGGCCTCGGTGCCGTTGTCGAAGATGCAGACGCCGTACTCGTTGCCGGCCGCGTCCTTCCTGGTCTCAGAGGTGTAGCCCTGCTCCTGGCACCATGCCGCGGCGGGGTTGGGCATGCCGATGACCGTCTCCGTCGGCGTGACAGGGGCGGTGGTGTTCACCGGCA harbors:
- a CDS encoding rubredoxin is translated as MDMYRCTKCGYIYNPASGDHTQNIQPNTPFEKLPEDWVCPRCGAGKKLFVPVE
- a CDS encoding protease inhibitor I42 family protein is translated as MVRNVILGALALLCCACILGAGCTTTGPAQTNTTTPVPVNTTAPVTPTETVIGMPNPAAAWCQEQGYTSETRKDAAGNEYGVCIFDNGTEADEWAVYRAATGAFNKTANGTAVNATVGDIVGISLTENPTTGYSWNTTLSAGLTLLNDTYTVDPHAEGMVGVGGTHLWLVRADAAGNQTFSAVYKRSWENTTGTEDTFSLTLKVA